From the Corythoichthys intestinalis isolate RoL2023-P3 chromosome 13, ASM3026506v1, whole genome shotgun sequence genome, one window contains:
- the snrpf gene encoding small nuclear ribonucleoprotein F isoform X1 gives MTRPLIDTPSKETGSKGDVRAAVFQICENNCNIWRGESVRFKLAGWRGNTQSLPLNPKPFLNGLTGKPVMVKLKWGMEYKGYLVSVDGYMNMQLANTEEYVDGALAGHLGEVLIRCNNVLYIRGVEEEEEDGEMRE, from the exons ATGACGCGGCCGCTGATCGACACGCCGTCAAAAGAAACGGGGTCAAAAGGTGATGTCAGAGCCGCGGTATTCCAAATATGCGAGAATAACTGCAACATCTGGCGCGGCGAAAGTGTCAGGTTTAAACTTGCCGGATGGCGAGGCAACACTCAG AGTTTACCACTAAACCCCAAGCCcttcctcaacgggctgacgggCAAGCCGGTGATGGTCAAGCTCAAGTGGGGCATGGAGTACAAAGGCTACCTGGTCTCCGTGGATGGCTACATGAACATGCAG CTGGCAAACACGGAGGAGTACGTGGACGGAGCGTTAGCAGGTCATCTCGGGGAAGTCCTTATCAG GTGCAACAATGTTCTGTACATCCGAGGtgtggaagaggaggaggaggatggcGAAATGAGAGAGTGa
- the snrpf gene encoding small nuclear ribonucleoprotein F isoform X2, protein MSLPLNPKPFLNGLTGKPVMVKLKWGMEYKGYLVSVDGYMNMQLANTEEYVDGALAGHLGEVLIRCNNVLYIRGVEEEEEDGEMRE, encoded by the exons ATG AGTTTACCACTAAACCCCAAGCCcttcctcaacgggctgacgggCAAGCCGGTGATGGTCAAGCTCAAGTGGGGCATGGAGTACAAAGGCTACCTGGTCTCCGTGGATGGCTACATGAACATGCAG CTGGCAAACACGGAGGAGTACGTGGACGGAGCGTTAGCAGGTCATCTCGGGGAAGTCCTTATCAG GTGCAACAATGTTCTGTACATCCGAGGtgtggaagaggaggaggaggatggcGAAATGAGAGAGTGa
- the amdhd1 gene encoding probable imidazolonepropionase: protein MSAVSLRLLVENAEQVVVICNKGEEYLTKGDNGINLHIIQNGSVVIGREGLIEAVGPADAIASQYSRASFKRVIDATGMCVLPGLVDAHTHPIWAGDRVHEFAMKLDGASYMDVHRAGGGIHFTVERTRAASAGELLEALTGRLERMRRAGTTLVEVKSGYGLELPTELKMLEVMEEARRTLPINISPTYCGAHAVPKGKTLEEATRDIVEVQLPALKEHVVAGTLRVDNIDVFCERGVFDVPSTRAILRAGKDMGLNANFHGDELHPMNAAQLGAELGALAVSHLEEATDEGIAAMARAKTAAVLLPTTAYILRLSQPRARAMLDAGVIVALGSDFNPNAYCCSMPLVMHLACVNMRMSMPEALAAATINAAYALGRSRTHGSLEAGKDGDLLLVNAPRWEHLIYQLGGHQELIRYVVVKGNVAYDNEKTLPL, encoded by the exons ATGTCGGCGGTCAGTTTGAGACTTCTGGTAGAAAATGCTGAACAAGTGGTGGTTATTTGCAACAAAGGAGAGGAATACCTGACAAAAGGCGACAATGGCATCAACCTTCATATCATCCAGAATGGAAGCGTGGTCATCGGAAG AGAGGGTCTCATCGAAGCCGTCGGTCCCGCTGACGCCATTGCATCACAGTATTCCCGCGCTTCCTTCAAACGTGTCATCGACGCCACGGGAATGTGCGTCCTACCTG GCTTGGTCGACGCTCACACTCATCCCATCTGGGCTGGCGACCGCGTGCACGAGTTTGCCATGAAG CTGGACGGTGCCAGCTACATGGACGTGCACCGCGCAGGAGGTGGCATCCACTTCACGGTGGAGCGCACGCGGGCGGCCAGCGCTGGGGAACTTTTGGAGGCTTTAACCGGCCGTCTGGAGCGTATGCGACGGGCCGGCACCACTCTGGTGGAGGTGAAGAGCGGCTACGGCCTGGAGCTTCCCACCGAGCTCAAGATGCTCGAGGTGATGGAGGAAGCCCGGCGCACGCTGCCCATCAACATCTCCCCCACCTACTGCGGCGCGCACGCCGTGCCCAA AGGGAAGACTTTAGAAGAAGCCACGCGTGACATTGTGGAGGTTCAACTTCCGGCGCTGAAGGAGCACGTGGTGGCCGGGACGCTGCGCGTGGACAACATCGACGTCTTTTGCGAGCGCGGTGTCTTTGATGTGCCGTCCACGCGCGCCATTCTGCGGGCGGGCAAGGACATGGGCCTGAACGCCAACTTCCATGGTGACGAGCTCCACCCGATGAACGCTGCTCAG ctgGGGGCAGAGTTGGGCGCATTGGCCGTGAGCCACCTAGAGGAAGCCACGGACGAGGGCATCGCCGCCATGGCCCGGGCTAAAACAGCCGCTGTCCTGCTGCCCACCACAGCGTACATTCTTCG GCTCAGCCAACCGCGGGCACGAGCCATGCTGGACGCGGGCGTCATCGTGGCCCTgggcagtgacttcaaccccaacgCGTACTGTTGCTCAATG CCACTGGTCATGCACCTGGCCTGCGTCAACATGCGCATGTCCATGCCCGAAGCCTTAGCGGCGGCCACCATCAACGCCGCCTACGCCCTGGGCCGCTCGCGCACGCACGGTTCGCTGGAGGCGGGAAAGGACGGCGACCTGCTATTGGTCAATGCTCCACG GTGGGAGCATCTGATCTACCAGCTGGGCGGACACCAGGAACTCATCCGCTACGTGGTCGTCAAGGGCAACGTGGCGTACGACAACGAGAAGACGTTGCCTTTGTGA